In Dyadobacter sp. NIV53, a single window of DNA contains:
- a CDS encoding DNRLRE domain-containing protein, producing the protein MFVAGSHLVFNGDDGNDGMHKLWKSDGTRQGTHALTDFLSLFPILVGKDVFFAGYPESGYRLFKTSLATEQTQPITAVTTESSFPRHFTELNGQGYFSATIPQAGRGLWKTDGTAAGTVLVREIPDGLDLLMHTNRLLFFKSYWQLWASDGTDNGTVMVKDFDIPDKYYHSIEGFTSIGNTLYFGVYSRIGRMELWKSDGTPQGTVLVKTLENTDFFHSIEFKGALYFIAWNGVDRYVLWKSDGTKAGTVPAGDISLGSLLYTEMAVSGDNLFYLTWDNGTNNLAKTNGTPQGTYMVKSMPLWASGLHSAGTYVYTIISNYDTGETFLWRTDGTATGTIELAAIGTVEEDDIRRPVKFTNVNGKLFFSLSDVVNGDQVWVSDGTVSGTRRVTPMDQNPLRFQRTVSAGMGNLFYFNYYEPATGNELWRSDGTPEGTFMVEDLTPNENTGIEEMATINNTLLISASTSVYGYELYKYDPVPIGVQEMRINAGGASFAASGGRHFSADQYFSGTTRISNFSGGDILATTDDQLYREQRYGPGFQYSIPVTNGQMKLVLHFAEIYWGVPGKGGPAGNGKRRFHVDLEGIRKLTNYDIFTKAGGAMRARTETFVVDVSDGTLDIDFLKGAADMPIIAAIEVVPVQTILGPVADAYIRNVPHDAANYGTAPTLEVKAGSLPSYQRCTYLKFSLANVGQVGQAKLRLYGSAMQSTAPVGLSAYAVANDSWTETGITWLNAPAGSGTVLGSVPVTHTAQYYEIDVTAFVQSQLATDQTVSFLITNPSGQNAQLTFNSREGEVHPPQLVLQDLPLPGARMITEQEFAILLPGPEASSIYPNPVTGKHISIKISNRHKGDVCLSLLNKTGQAVQTRKKTYNSASVVEMDISALQVSEGLFLLEIASGTHKEVLKMLVLE; encoded by the coding sequence ATGTTTGTAGCCGGGAGCCACCTGGTGTTTAACGGAGATGACGGAAATGACGGAATGCACAAACTCTGGAAAAGTGACGGAACCCGGCAGGGGACGCATGCGCTGACCGACTTTCTCTCTTTGTTCCCAATCCTTGTGGGGAAGGATGTGTTCTTTGCAGGGTATCCTGAATCCGGCTACCGGCTTTTCAAAACCAGCCTTGCAACCGAGCAAACCCAGCCAATTACCGCAGTAACGACTGAAAGCTCTTTTCCCCGGCATTTTACTGAGCTGAATGGACAAGGGTATTTCTCAGCAACCATTCCGCAAGCCGGCAGAGGCCTTTGGAAAACAGACGGCACCGCTGCCGGCACAGTCCTGGTCAGGGAGATACCGGATGGCCTGGATTTGCTGATGCATACAAACCGGTTACTCTTCTTTAAGTCTTACTGGCAGCTATGGGCATCGGACGGCACGGATAATGGGACTGTTATGGTGAAAGATTTTGATATTCCTGACAAATATTACCATAGTATTGAAGGGTTTACCAGTATCGGAAATACGCTGTACTTTGGCGTTTACAGTCGTATTGGCAGAATGGAGCTCTGGAAAAGTGACGGGACCCCGCAAGGGACTGTGCTGGTCAAAACCCTGGAAAATACCGATTTTTTTCATTCCATAGAATTCAAGGGAGCGCTCTATTTTATAGCCTGGAACGGGGTTGACCGTTATGTACTCTGGAAAAGTGATGGCACAAAGGCCGGCACCGTGCCTGCCGGCGACATTTCCCTCGGATCGCTCCTTTATACGGAAATGGCTGTATCTGGTGACAACCTTTTCTACCTGACCTGGGACAACGGAACAAACAACCTGGCCAAAACGAATGGAACCCCGCAAGGGACCTATATGGTCAAATCGATGCCGCTTTGGGCATCGGGTTTGCACTCTGCCGGCACCTATGTGTATACGATCATCAGCAACTATGATACAGGCGAAACATTTTTATGGCGTACCGATGGCACAGCCACGGGCACTATTGAACTGGCAGCCATCGGTACGGTTGAGGAAGATGACATCCGGCGCCCTGTTAAATTTACGAATGTAAATGGCAAACTGTTTTTTAGCCTCAGTGACGTTGTTAACGGGGATCAGGTATGGGTAAGTGACGGCACGGTTTCGGGTACCAGACGCGTGACCCCTATGGATCAGAACCCGCTGCGTTTCCAAAGAACGGTATCTGCGGGTATGGGAAACCTTTTTTACTTCAATTACTATGAACCGGCAACAGGCAATGAGCTGTGGAGAAGCGATGGAACGCCGGAAGGCACCTTTATGGTGGAGGACCTCACACCGAACGAAAATACGGGTATTGAAGAAATGGCCACGATCAATAACACCCTGCTGATCAGCGCCAGTACATCCGTGTATGGTTACGAGCTCTACAAATATGACCCTGTGCCCATCGGCGTGCAGGAAATGCGCATTAATGCAGGTGGTGCATCCTTTGCAGCTTCCGGCGGCCGCCATTTTAGCGCGGACCAGTATTTCAGTGGTACCACCCGGATCTCTAATTTCTCCGGCGGTGATATACTTGCTACAACAGATGATCAGCTCTACCGGGAACAGCGCTACGGTCCGGGATTTCAATACAGCATACCGGTTACCAACGGACAAATGAAACTCGTGCTGCATTTTGCGGAAATCTACTGGGGCGTACCGGGCAAAGGCGGGCCGGCTGGCAATGGCAAACGCCGTTTTCATGTGGATCTGGAAGGCATCCGAAAGCTGACCAACTACGATATTTTCACCAAAGCCGGCGGGGCCATGCGTGCCAGAACGGAAACATTTGTAGTCGATGTCTCAGACGGCACCCTGGACATTGACTTTCTGAAAGGGGCCGCAGACATGCCCATTATTGCTGCGATAGAGGTAGTGCCCGTGCAGACAATTTTAGGACCGGTTGCCGATGCATATATCCGTAATGTGCCCCACGATGCGGCCAACTACGGAACAGCCCCCACTCTGGAAGTCAAAGCCGGAAGTCTGCCCAGCTATCAGCGTTGCACGTATTTGAAATTCTCCCTGGCCAATGTAGGCCAGGTGGGCCAGGCGAAGCTGCGGCTGTATGGTTCGGCTATGCAAAGCACGGCGCCTGTTGGCCTGTCAGCTTACGCGGTGGCCAACGATTCGTGGACAGAAACGGGCATCACCTGGCTGAATGCACCAGCCGGCTCAGGGACCGTGCTCGGATCGGTGCCTGTAACTCACACGGCTCAGTATTATGAAATAGATGTAACGGCATTTGTACAGTCACAACTGGCAACGGATCAAACAGTAAGCTTTTTAATTACCAACCCTTCCGGCCAGAACGCCCAGCTGACCTTCAACAGCAGGGAGGGAGAAGTCCACCCGCCGCAGCTCGTTCTACAGGATCTGCCGCTGCCAGGCGCAAGGATGATAACAGAACAGGAGTTTGCGATTTTGTTGCCCGGCCCGGAAGCATCAAGTATTTATCCCAATCCGGTTACTGGGAAACATATTTCGATCAAGATTTCCAACCGCCACAAGGGTGATGTTTGTTTAAGTCTGCTAAACAAGACCGGACAAGCCGTACAGACCCGGAAGAAAACCTATAATTCAGCATCAGTAGTTGAAATGGACATTTCAGCATTACAAGTATCCGAAGGCCTGTTTTTATTAGAAATCGCCTCAGGAACGCATAAAGAAGTTTTAAAAATGCTGGTTTTGGAATAA
- a CDS encoding IS982 family transposase → MSDNQVVALSLTAEFMSIDSENLLFQLIPENGIENILERSQFNKRRRKLLAYTELIRTKLNHSFIEFEDYFIVDSMPLEICKMARHKRTKICKERFETAPEKGFCASQNTWFYGYKLHGVCTMSGVFHSMDISKANVHDIAYLKDVKTQLSNAVLLGDKGYISNEQQLDLFHTVNIRLETPMRSNQKKYKKQAHVFRRTRKRIETLFSQLCDQFMIRRNYAKSFDGFRTRILAKITALTLIQ, encoded by the coding sequence ATGTCTGATAATCAAGTTGTTGCTCTAAGTTTGACGGCTGAATTTATGAGCATAGATAGCGAGAATCTCTTATTTCAACTGATACCAGAAAATGGAATAGAAAATATTTTAGAACGAAGCCAATTTAACAAGCGTCGCCGAAAATTATTGGCCTATACCGAATTGATCAGAACCAAATTAAATCATAGTTTCATTGAATTTGAGGACTACTTTATAGTTGACTCAATGCCACTGGAAATATGTAAAATGGCTAGACATAAAAGGACTAAAATCTGTAAAGAACGTTTTGAAACAGCTCCTGAGAAAGGCTTTTGTGCATCTCAAAACACATGGTTTTATGGTTACAAACTGCATGGAGTTTGTACGATGTCCGGTGTTTTTCATTCCATGGACATTAGTAAAGCAAATGTCCATGATATTGCTTATCTAAAAGATGTTAAAACACAACTCTCTAATGCTGTTCTACTTGGAGACAAAGGATACATATCTAATGAACAACAATTAGACCTATTCCATACTGTTAATATCCGACTGGAAACTCCGATGAGAAGCAATCAGAAAAAATATAAAAAGCAAGCGCATGTTTTTAGAAGAACCAGAAAAAGAATAGAAACGCTTTTCTCACAACTATGTGATCAATTCATGATTAGGAGAAATTATGCGAAAAGTTTTGATGGATTTAGGACAAGAATTCTTGCAAAAATAACTGCTCTAACTTTGATTCAATAG
- a CDS encoding AraC family ligand binding domain-containing protein, giving the protein MKEVIKTTNPHGHKNYLEIIYLEEGAGYHQIDFNRFAVKPYNLYLVKPGQIHSWELTEIPKGFVEMIQKDFLLEHPLYDVLFQTVPLPYPSGFDLEKVRHHDLYNHEI; this is encoded by the coding sequence ATGAAGGAGGTGATTAAAACCACCAACCCACATGGCCACAAAAACTATCTTGAAATCATTTATTTAGAAGAAGGGGCGGGGTATCATCAGATTGATTTTAATCGTTTTGCTGTTAAACCATACAATCTTTATCTGGTCAAGCCGGGTCAGATCCATAGCTGGGAGCTGACCGAAATCCCGAAAGGATTTGTGGAGATGATCCAGAAAGATTTCCTACTGGAACACCCGCTTTATGATGTGCTTTTTCAAACCGTCCCGCTTCCTTACCCGAGTGGTTTTGATCTGGAAAAAGTGCGTCACCATGATTTGTATAACCACGAGATTTAA
- a CDS encoding ELWxxDGT repeat protein, with protein MKIRLLLLTAILLSGCATQVRAQQLELVKDINPAVLDYVPLSDVFIPHATLNGMLFYISHDQVWRTDGTQAGTIQLTDLFSYEDQYIEKLTAAGRYIYFKKYYKKQGWLFRTDGTVAGTIPLHRLSWIAFLSNNDILEINGTVYFAGNQDNQSIDLWKTDGSIAGTRLVKKLQLHERNISGPSWFKNFNGVLHFLITSGYGQDATAVLWRSDGTEAGTQSGPGVIPPFYVAVAGSYMFFAENNSLKKTDGKTVTTVAQGFTSIDTPVAVGRTVFFSAGTAVTGQELWKSDGTTSGTVLVKDIFPGGDEASSYPGSLTSFNNTLYFSASSGEADIELWKSDGTTAGTLAVTDINKSTGQNYLYPILVVNGQLAFIAGEGNKAKLWKSDGTSAGTSVVAGFPSSRPIVKVGNKVFFQGREQNRTRLYESDLTVAGTRPLPLTVPAGSFPGSFTRVKDAVYFTADDGVTGQELWKSDGTTAGTSRATDITAANQFNSFNQQTTINNTLYFVTESRILWKTGGTTAGTVQVRAFTASSQAKIKDLTPVGNTLYFAVTTPRDQTELWKSDGTTAGTVQVMTLGTRQYFNPAAFKGSLYFCVYTDLNDKLELWKSDGTAAGTVPIEDPALPETHEGPNSNLIVSGEYMYFFAYNKLMKTDGTAEGTVVVKKFYDEVYIDHSNLYLAAGLMYFSFVRENTDTVNFWRSDGTADGTFELATFDENQEYSSHYIRHFTEAGGKLFFVPYDSQVGDQLWVSDGTVAGTRRVKQTDQFPDTYEIGYSATLDDIFYYTMHEESTGTELWRSDGTQEGTYLVQDFTPGGSTNFGGIVRVNGMLLLSVNGELYKYKPATATQAIRINSGGGTFNASSGRMFSADDYFSGTTSISSAASGDILNTADDQLYREQRFGSSFSYAIPVKNGKADVLLHFAETYWGVPARSGTTGTNRRKFHVDMEGSRKLTNYDIFAAAGGAMRAKTEHFTVNVTDGMLNIEFLSGTADKPAIAAVEVIPDAQFVLEPVADAYVRNTPNQETNYGKEATLEVKAGSLPSYQRNTYLKFPLFGVGQISSARLRVFGSNVQSSAATTLSVFGVQDDNWLEEGIAWQNAPSETDGTLGSIEVTNTKKYYELDVTAYVRSQLSGNRSVSLLLTNPNNQNARLTFNSRESAANRPQLVIETTAPPAARTGSEQEFVIVDQEISAIYPNPAGKYFTVQLSKAHQGKTDIKLSDLSGNTVWAPGYQSVRPASQVEVDLSAQRLPAGIYMIKIRSAAFTETLRVLLTGQ; from the coding sequence ATGAAAATACGTCTACTTCTTTTGACTGCCATACTTCTGAGTGGCTGCGCTACCCAGGTCCGGGCCCAGCAGCTGGAGCTGGTCAAAGACATCAATCCTGCGGTGCTGGACTATGTACCACTAAGCGACGTATTCATTCCACATGCCACACTGAACGGGATGCTTTTCTACATTTCACACGACCAGGTCTGGCGCACCGACGGAACGCAGGCCGGCACCATCCAGCTGACCGATCTTTTTTCCTACGAAGACCAATATATAGAGAAACTTACGGCGGCAGGCAGATATATATATTTTAAAAAGTACTATAAAAAACAAGGCTGGCTGTTCAGGACGGATGGCACTGTGGCAGGCACAATTCCATTGCACAGGCTGTCGTGGATCGCATTTTTGAGCAACAATGACATTCTTGAAATCAATGGCACAGTCTATTTTGCTGGAAACCAGGATAACCAGTCGATTGACCTGTGGAAAACAGATGGCAGTATTGCCGGCACCAGACTGGTCAAAAAGCTGCAGCTACATGAGCGGAACATATCCGGCCCTTCCTGGTTTAAGAACTTTAACGGGGTACTGCATTTTCTGATAACGTCCGGTTATGGCCAGGATGCAACAGCCGTATTGTGGCGCAGCGATGGCACCGAGGCAGGTACGCAGTCCGGACCTGGCGTGATCCCGCCATTTTATGTGGCAGTTGCCGGCAGCTACATGTTTTTTGCCGAAAACAATTCCCTCAAAAAAACGGACGGGAAAACGGTAACGACCGTAGCACAGGGTTTTACATCAATAGATACACCTGTGGCTGTCGGCAGAACTGTTTTTTTTAGTGCAGGCACTGCCGTTACCGGGCAGGAGCTGTGGAAATCGGATGGTACAACGTCAGGGACTGTACTGGTAAAAGACATTTTTCCAGGGGGGGACGAAGCCAGTTCCTACCCGGGCAGCCTCACAAGTTTTAATAACACCCTGTATTTTTCAGCCAGTTCCGGGGAAGCGGACATTGAACTCTGGAAAAGCGACGGAACAACGGCAGGCACACTTGCCGTTACAGACATCAACAAGTCAACTGGACAAAATTATCTGTACCCCATTCTGGTAGTCAACGGACAACTGGCATTTATAGCCGGGGAAGGAAATAAAGCAAAATTATGGAAAAGTGACGGGACGTCCGCCGGGACGTCCGTGGTTGCCGGTTTCCCCAGCTCGCGTCCCATCGTAAAAGTTGGCAATAAAGTATTTTTTCAAGGGAGAGAACAAAACAGGACACGCCTGTACGAAAGTGACCTGACTGTCGCAGGTACCCGGCCTTTGCCCCTCACGGTTCCCGCCGGTTCATTCCCCGGGTCTTTTACCAGGGTAAAAGATGCCGTATACTTCACAGCGGACGATGGTGTAACAGGACAGGAGCTTTGGAAGAGTGACGGCACCACAGCAGGTACTTCCCGGGCCACTGATATCACTGCGGCTAATCAATTCAATTCTTTCAACCAGCAGACAACGATAAATAATACCCTGTATTTTGTGACCGAAAGCCGCATTTTATGGAAAACCGGTGGCACGACCGCAGGCACGGTGCAGGTCAGGGCCTTTACTGCTTCGTCCCAGGCCAAGATCAAGGATCTTACCCCTGTGGGCAATACGCTTTATTTTGCAGTGACCACACCGCGTGACCAGACAGAGCTCTGGAAAAGTGACGGCACCACAGCAGGCACGGTGCAGGTTATGACATTAGGCACCAGACAGTATTTCAACCCTGCCGCATTTAAAGGTTCACTTTATTTCTGTGTTTATACGGATTTAAATGACAAGCTGGAACTATGGAAAAGTGACGGCACAGCAGCTGGCACCGTGCCAATTGAAGATCCAGCCCTGCCTGAAACGCATGAAGGACCTAACAGTAACCTGATTGTATCGGGTGAATATATGTATTTTTTTGCTTATAACAAACTCATGAAAACGGATGGTACCGCCGAGGGCACAGTGGTTGTCAAAAAATTTTATGACGAAGTATATATCGATCATTCCAATCTGTATCTGGCAGCAGGCCTTATGTATTTCAGCTTTGTCCGGGAAAACACCGACACAGTTAATTTCTGGCGCTCGGACGGCACCGCAGACGGGACCTTTGAGCTGGCCACCTTTGATGAGAACCAGGAGTATTCATCCCACTATATCCGTCACTTTACAGAGGCAGGCGGGAAACTGTTTTTTGTCCCATACGACAGCCAGGTCGGTGACCAGCTCTGGGTGAGTGATGGTACTGTGGCCGGCACGCGCAGGGTAAAACAGACAGACCAGTTTCCCGATACTTACGAGATTGGCTATTCAGCCACCCTGGACGATATTTTTTACTATACTATGCATGAAGAATCCACAGGCACCGAACTCTGGCGCAGCGATGGCACACAGGAAGGCACCTACCTCGTACAGGATTTTACACCCGGCGGCAGCACCAACTTCGGCGGGATTGTCCGTGTCAATGGTATGCTGCTGCTCTCGGTGAATGGCGAGCTGTACAAATACAAACCGGCCACAGCCACGCAGGCCATACGCATTAACTCGGGCGGCGGCACATTCAATGCCTCATCGGGCAGAATGTTCAGTGCAGATGACTATTTCAGCGGCACGACCAGTATTTCCAGTGCAGCCAGCGGTGATATCCTCAATACCGCAGACGATCAGCTGTATAGAGAACAGCGTTTCGGCAGTTCTTTCAGCTATGCTATTCCGGTTAAAAATGGCAAGGCCGACGTCTTACTGCATTTCGCTGAAACCTACTGGGGCGTACCTGCCAGAAGCGGCACGACCGGCACCAACCGAAGGAAGTTTCACGTTGATATGGAAGGCAGCCGCAAGCTGACCAACTACGATATTTTTGCAGCAGCAGGTGGCGCAATGCGGGCTAAAACAGAGCACTTTACTGTAAATGTGACCGACGGCATGTTGAATATTGAGTTTCTATCGGGTACAGCTGACAAGCCTGCTATTGCGGCCGTTGAAGTGATCCCGGACGCACAGTTCGTGCTCGAACCGGTAGCCGATGCCTATGTGCGCAACACGCCCAACCAGGAAACCAATTATGGCAAAGAGGCTACGCTGGAAGTAAAGGCTGGCAGCCTGCCCAGCTACCAGCGAAACACGTATCTGAAATTTCCGCTGTTCGGGGTAGGTCAGATCAGCTCGGCCAGACTGCGAGTCTTTGGCTCCAATGTACAAAGCAGCGCCGCTACTACATTATCGGTGTTCGGCGTGCAGGACGACAACTGGCTGGAAGAAGGCATTGCCTGGCAGAATGCACCGTCAGAAACCGACGGCACGCTGGGAAGCATAGAGGTAACCAACACAAAAAAATACTATGAGCTCGACGTAACAGCTTATGTCAGATCACAGCTCTCGGGCAACAGGTCCGTCAGTCTGCTCCTGACTAATCCGAACAACCAGAATGCCCGGCTTACCTTTAACAGCCGGGAAAGTGCAGCAAACCGGCCGCAGCTGGTCATTGAAACAACAGCACCGCCCGCTGCAAGAACGGGGTCAGAACAGGAATTTGTAATCGTAGATCAGGAAATATCAGCCATCTATCCCAATCCGGCCGGAAAATACTTTACAGTGCAATTATCTAAAGCACATCAGGGAAAGACAGATATAAAGCTGTCTGATTTATCAGGAAATACCGTTTGGGCTCCCGGTTATCAGTCAGTCCGGCCTGCATCCCAGGTGGAAGTAGATCTATCAGCACAGCGTTTGCCAGCCGGTATTTACATGATTAAAATCCGGTCTGCGGCCTTCACCGAAACCTTAAGGGTACTGTTAACCGGGCAGTGA
- a CDS encoding ELWxxDGT repeat protein, translating into MLTDVYYKSDGPTGLFAANGLAFCQFTYNDSTWLFRSDGTTAGTFPLKELRFENPVEINGTVYFSSPGSDGSGQLWKTDGTVAGTSLVKEVVPPGIGSTGPLDLINFDGVLYFLTGELSETGSTIYKLWKSDRTAAGTIPGPALLGSFRPAAVNGYMYFIENYTLKRTDGINITPIKRFPNADPESLIAVGTTIYFAARQGNTGLELWKSDGTAAGTVLVKDLFPGPDPSNLSRLTNVDGTLFFIAQSDHTNFKLWKSDGTAAGTFRVFEFPDGAGELITIGNRLIFSVSDDSDTGGKIWKTDGTDAGTQVIADIYGTLLTHAGGTLFFSGTEDITGSDFDITQVFKSDLTSESTVPVTTLSGPRSVPQHIFDFDGTGYFTANDGINNFELWKTDKTALGTALVRNIYPGTGGSFPDLFTNVNGTLFFAVDSREIWKSNGTSEGTVLVKEVIPLDHNERIAGMIGLNSTLFLGVITTSQKLQLWKSDGTTAGTVLLRTISNTGSFEPVALNGQIYFLAPDGVNSNELWKSDGTAAGTTVVTRISNGPGNGSSPAVINNFLYYILTDQKNKDHLLVKSDGTAEGTTVLKNLYPDEDVAHISGLFTAGNLVYFHVVNKGKEYLWRTDGAAAGTIQLGTFDEQYTTNLFYRPVISHLTDVGGKLFFVPCDNDFGDQLWVSDGTPSGTHMVKRIGRGTDKITISHSAAVGNVFYFTPNDPATGSELWRSDGTSAGTYLVYDHASGITGTSFFDLANVGGTLLISADAGEIGAELYKYQPAQPAILLPLADAYVRNSPGDQNNYGMESTLEIKAGSLPAFQRNTYLKFPLDGISQIRSAKLRLYGSNVQNGEHTSVSAYGVSDDSWIETDITWDNAPVFSESAQGSVNVSGSTGYYEIDVTTFVQSELAGDMVASLVLTNPDNQNTRLIFNSRESKANRPQLVIEANAPPAARLTAEEFAHPLPGPEASGIYPNPAATSFTINVSGKHHGKIDLRLISLSGNTFQIQARQAGIPASRYEVDV; encoded by the coding sequence ATGCTGACAGATGTCTATTACAAATCAGATGGACCAACGGGGTTATTTGCCGCGAACGGCCTTGCTTTCTGCCAGTTTACCTATAATGATAGTACTTGGCTCTTTCGAAGTGACGGAACTACCGCCGGCACTTTTCCATTAAAGGAGCTGCGGTTTGAAAATCCGGTTGAGATAAATGGTACGGTGTATTTTTCCAGCCCAGGATCAGACGGCAGCGGTCAGCTCTGGAAGACTGATGGAACAGTTGCCGGAACAAGCCTGGTTAAAGAAGTTGTCCCGCCAGGTATTGGCTCAACCGGCCCGCTAGACCTGATTAATTTCGATGGGGTGCTGTATTTTCTGACTGGTGAACTATCTGAAACCGGAAGTACGATTTATAAATTATGGAAAAGTGATAGGACAGCCGCCGGCACTATACCCGGACCAGCGTTGCTTGGCAGTTTCAGGCCGGCAGCGGTAAACGGATACATGTACTTTATTGAAAATTATACCTTGAAACGCACCGACGGGATCAACATCACACCCATTAAACGATTTCCCAATGCAGATCCAGAAAGTCTCATTGCTGTTGGTACGACGATCTATTTCGCTGCCCGGCAAGGCAACACGGGTTTAGAGCTCTGGAAGTCGGACGGCACTGCTGCTGGAACTGTTTTGGTAAAAGACCTATTTCCGGGCCCGGACCCCTCTAACCTGTCACGGCTGACCAACGTGGACGGTACCCTGTTTTTTATTGCTCAAAGTGATCATACGAATTTTAAGCTTTGGAAGTCGGACGGCACTGCTGCAGGCACGTTCCGGGTATTTGAATTTCCTGACGGTGCTGGTGAATTAATCACCATAGGTAACCGGTTGATTTTTTCTGTTTCTGATGATTCTGATACGGGTGGGAAAATATGGAAAACTGACGGGACTGATGCAGGAACGCAGGTGATAGCTGATATCTACGGTACATTGCTGACCCATGCCGGAGGGACTTTGTTTTTTAGCGGAACGGAAGATATCACCGGATCTGACTTCGATATCACACAAGTATTTAAAAGTGATCTCACTTCGGAAAGTACAGTGCCTGTCACGACCCTGTCAGGGCCTCGCTCCGTTCCCCAGCATATTTTTGATTTTGACGGCACCGGATACTTTACTGCTAATGACGGAATCAACAACTTTGAATTATGGAAGACGGATAAGACGGCATTAGGAACGGCACTGGTCAGGAATATTTACCCGGGTACAGGCGGCTCCTTTCCAGACCTGTTTACCAATGTAAACGGAACTTTGTTTTTTGCGGTCGACTCACGGGAAATATGGAAAAGTAACGGGACCTCGGAAGGCACGGTACTGGTCAAAGAAGTAATCCCATTGGATCACAACGAAAGGATCGCCGGCATGATTGGTTTAAACAGTACACTTTTCCTGGGTGTCATAACCACTTCGCAAAAGCTTCAGCTATGGAAAAGTGACGGTACTACGGCGGGAACTGTGCTCCTGCGAACGATTTCAAATACCGGCAGCTTTGAACCGGTTGCATTGAACGGACAGATATATTTCCTTGCCCCGGATGGAGTAAATAGTAATGAATTGTGGAAAAGCGACGGAACAGCGGCAGGAACAACAGTAGTCACAAGAATCAGTAACGGACCTGGCAATGGCTCTTCTCCGGCTGTTATTAACAATTTTCTGTATTATATTCTGACCGACCAGAAAAACAAGGATCACTTGCTGGTAAAAAGTGATGGCACTGCTGAGGGTACCACCGTACTAAAAAACCTGTATCCGGATGAAGATGTAGCGCATATTTCAGGCCTTTTCACAGCCGGCAACCTGGTGTATTTTCATGTTGTAAATAAAGGAAAGGAATATTTATGGAGAACGGATGGTGCCGCCGCAGGAACAATACAACTGGGCACATTTGATGAACAATACACGACCAATCTTTTTTACCGTCCTGTGATCAGTCATTTGACGGACGTTGGGGGAAAATTGTTTTTTGTGCCTTGTGACAACGATTTTGGTGATCAGCTTTGGGTAAGTGACGGCACGCCTTCAGGAACGCATATGGTAAAACGGATCGGTCGCGGAACAGATAAAATAACCATCAGCCATTCAGCTGCCGTAGGAAACGTTTTTTACTTTACGCCCAATGATCCGGCTACCGGCAGTGAATTATGGCGAAGCGATGGTACCAGCGCGGGTACTTACCTGGTGTATGACCACGCTTCGGGAATAACAGGTACGAGTTTTTTTGATCTGGCCAATGTGGGCGGAACGCTGCTGATCTCTGCGGATGCAGGTGAAATTGGTGCTGAACTCTACAAATACCAGCCCGCCCAGCCAGCCATTCTATTGCCTCTGGCTGATGCTTATGTTCGGAACTCGCCCGGCGATCAGAACAATTATGGTATGGAATCCACACTGGAAATAAAAGCAGGTAGTTTGCCTGCCTTTCAGCGGAATACCTATCTGAAATTCCCACTGGATGGAATCAGCCAGATCAGGTCAGCCAAACTCCGGCTGTACGGGTCTAATGTGCAGAATGGGGAACATACCAGCGTTTCGGCTTATGGTGTAAGTGATGATTCATGGATAGAAACGGACATTACCTGGGATAATGCACCTGTTTTTTCGGAAAGTGCACAGGGATCAGTGAATGTAAGTGGCAGCACCGGATATTACGAGATCGATGTAACGACTTTTGTACAGTCTGAGCTGGCAGGGGACATGGTGGCAAGTCTTGTTCTGACCAACCCTGACAACCAGAATACCCGCCTGATATTCAACAGCCGTGAAAGTAAAGCCAACCGGCCGCAGCTGGTTATCGAAGCAAACGCTCCACCAGCCGCAAGGTTGACAGCAGAAGAATTTGCGCATCCATTGCCCGGACCCGAAGCATCCGGCATCTATCCGAATCCGGCGGCAACCAGCTTTACAATAAATGTGTCAGGCAAACACCACGGAAAAATAGATCTACGGCTGATCAGCCTGTCGGGTAATACCTTCCAGATACAGGCCCGGCAAGCTGGCATACCGGCCAGCCGGTACGAAGTAGATGTGTAG